The genome window atttttgaacaCAAATTTTTGTCGTGAGTAATAACATAAgtttaaatttgatttattatgaaatcgaaatattttgtatgaaGCAAACTTCAGCCGTGATATAATAGAAAGTCAAGACATGTGCACAGTAATTTTCAAGTTGCATCACTCACGGGCATgtttagtaataatatatgttgtTTATTAGTTACCCTGTAAATACGAAATTACTATATAGAAGTATAGGAGTAACATCATGAAAGAGTTGAAAGAAAAGGTTGTTGCATGTGAACCCgtgtttattttcaaaaataaaaaatcggaACTAGTGCAAGACACGCTAATAATCCCCAAATACGCATAAACGACTATACACCCAATGTCCAACAATTTATAAAGTAACGAACCagccttcttcttctttttcttcttttttttcttcttcgaagCTTCTACTGCACCAGTTTCATCTTCTTCGTCAACgatctcttctttttcctcaTCTACTAATTTTTCGGCGGATTTGCCGACCTCGTCCAATACGGCAGCCATTTTCAAGAGGAAACCAAACAATGCTGTACCATTGACGATGGCAAAATACGTAGATATAACACCAACAACACCTTATAGAACTTTGTACCTCCTCCTCTGAAATACCGACCTCGAAAAATACAAGAAGTTCCCTACGCCCTCTGCATCTACTACAACGAacgtcaaaattatatttacctaCAAACGAAATATGTACGCATATAAACATTGgctaaatatttatgtacatttattGTAAGCATGAATCGAAGCTCTTATCGTACCTGGTCAGATATGGTCTATAACCGCAATCTGTCAAAAAGCTACTCCCGGCTGCACCACTTTCAGGAGTAGCAAACATAGAAAAATTATGGCATCAAGTTGCCTATCATTTTCTACGTACGAAATCCAAGACCCTAACACTTGTCTCTTCTGATCGTAAGGATTTTTGCTCTCgagctatacgttacaatctTAGGATATGCCACCGACTCGTTTTATGATATGAACCATGTCATATCAACCATTCACTTTTTCGCATCCCTAGAGATAGTCTagagaaaagatataaaacgaACAATGGACGATTCAGCTGGTATCTCGAGAAGATGTGGTGAGTGAATTATTTTGAACAAAACAGGCCGTTCATTTTGCTCAAGTCTCCGTGTTAGCCAAACCAATAACAAAGGGAAACATCAGGTTTCAACGAGTGGAAAAGCCCGCTCATCCATCGCAGGCAAGCATTAAGTACAAGATAGACCTGACATTATAAGGGATTTCATGCTTTATGTTCTAAAATACCGACCacgaaaaatatcttttttaccaTTTACCACACCTGTTTATACATCGACTAAGGTCAGGTCAGAGAGgaaattttctctcttctcagGTATGTGGTCAGATGACTGTTTTAAATCGTAGAGGGCGTAACAAAACTTCTGCTTTTTTCTGGACGATCGGTAGtttagaacatataacacaAAGTCTTGTAAGATACTAGATTTATTCCGTATCTCATCTGTGATATCACGGAGTCCCATAAGATGCAATATCTATTCTATGTCTCATCTGTGTCAGAGATCTATGATTTTGACCACAAATAAGCCTCGTTTGTGTTAGAAGCAGTTAGAAGTTTCGTCATCCATGTCGAATTAACAAGCAAATCCATCGGTAAAACAGTACAGTAACGTCTCGAATTACTTCTTGCCGTTTGTGTCGTATTCGTCGAGTCACGTCACACATAGTTTCcgaagaaaatttcaacgaaaatgGCATTCGCTTGTGGTACATGTGAAACACCGGGCTGTAAAACTATAGCCACCCTCCAATGTCCAACTTGTCTGAAAATTGGAATACAGGGCTCCTATTTCTGCACTCAGGTAAGCACCACCTTATATATTTGAAGGTTAGTTCAAGAGATAAATACATGTACCAGGTATTTAAATGTACCTCGTAtggtattaattaataataattaagatCATGTaccttttatttttgaaacgaCTTATAGTATCATTCTTAGTATATAAATAACgttgttaatatattttcgtaagaaaatgaataaatatcatgttttaatgatatacgttTACAAAAGATCTTTCGAGCGTTTCTGtagatatttttgtttatttattatgatacTTCTTTATCATTTTAGCATGTTCACATTTTGTTGCAGGATTGTTTTAAACGGAGCTGGAAAACACACAAAGTCATTCATCAATTGGCGAGTGAGTTTAGCAATTAACAATTACGTAAAGTGTAGCTCTACtaatgcaaaataaatttataattaaaagctagaaaaatgtatattttatcaaatatatatacgtatttaaATGATCGCatataaaatgcaaaaatattgtttctaaTAGAAGGAATAGGTGGAGATAAATCTTCGAACGAGTATAATCCATGGCCTTTCTATCATTATACCGGTAAATTACGTCCGTATAAGAGAGAACCTCGTCGGGAAGTACCAGAACATATCAAACGTCCAGATTATGCTACACATCCAACTGGTTTGTCCGTAAGCGAGCAATCGGTACGAGGTTCTGCGCAAATAAAAATCCTTGATGATGAGGAAATTGAGGGCATGCGAGTAGCTTGCAAGGTACaacgattattaaaaatattaaaatatgttttttaataCGTCGATTGACGACTACTCCGATTGGAGTGATCgcgttaattttttatatttaaaaaatgttcttaCTAATTTGATACAaccatatttttattctcttttaacgaagaagagaacataaatgaaaattactcCTATAGCTTGGACGAGAAGTCTTGGACGAGGCTGCACGTGCCTGTGATGTAGGTGTTACTACAGCAGAGATAGACAGAGCAGTTCACGAAGCTTGTATCGAAAGAGACTGCTATCCATCTCCACTGAACTATTATCAATTCCCAGCTAGTTGTTGCACTTCTGTTAACGAAGTGATATGCCATGGTATTCCTGATACTAGGCCGCTCGAAGATGGAGATATTTGCAATGGTATTATAATGTGATATCTCCTTAAATACGGATTTAATACAAGCACGATAACATTATAATTCTCGTTTCTTACAGTTGATGTAACTGTATATCATAATGGATTTCATGGTGACTTAAATGAGACGTTTCTAGTCGGTAATGTGAAACCCGAAGTGAAAAAATTAGTTGAAGTTACGTACGAGTGCTTATCGAAAGCTATAGATATCGTACGGCCCGGTGAAAAGTATAGggaaattggaaatattattCAGAAACATGCACAAGCGCATGGATTCAGTGTAGTACGTAGTTATTGCGGCCatggaattcatcgtttattccACACTGCGCCAAGCGTACCTCATTATGCGAGTAAATATCCTGCTTATAATTGACGCTTTAAATCAACTGTTTTAGCTTAACTCGTTTTCGTTTTGTTTAGAAAACAAGGCTGTGGGTGTTATGAAACCGGGACACTGTTTTACTATAGAACCAATGATATCTCAAGGTACATGGAGAGACGAGATGTGGCCCGATACTTGGACAGCAGTTACCGCGGATGGTCAATGGTCGGCACAATTCGAACACACGCTATTAGTTACCGAAACTGGTTGCGACATTCTTACGAAACGACTCACAAATGATGGCAAGCCGTGGTTTATGGATCGATCATAGTAGTATTTCATCGTAAATTACTGCCAGTTTATGTCATCTCAAATTTTGTGAATACCCAATCACTATGCTGCTTAAAAAgtctttgtaattttattcgtgcgaggtttgtttttctttctttaagaTTGAATCCCCTTCCTCGTAAGTGCTAGTAGAATGATAGTATTAACTCCGGTATTTTTTACTGTATGCCTGTTCTATTGgctaattttgtaaaaatgaaaagacgGGACGAGATGATCTTCGAAACGATAGAATATTTGTAGATTTTCGTTTGTAACCAAAATGACTCCTGTACCATATATTGGATAGATTACCTCAatgatacatatgtacatatatataagtgTAATTCAGATTGGTGATGcgcaataattgaaataaaagattgatTCTTTAAATCAATGGCAATATCTTTTGTCCATTTTTTTTACAACGAAGTACGAGTACATCGACAAACTTGCCGgacaataaataacattaaataaattactatcCTTCACGCGACTGTTTTCAATGTATCGTCgacgaaaatttaataaatattctaattataaCCACAAATCGTAATCtcaaaaaagaaagtttcgtCGGCGTACTTTGTAAAAACAGTATAAAATTTCCCGCTTTAGAGAAACCCTATTCATTGTCTAAATTACACAGAAATCCCCGTAAAGATAAGTCTGATCGATAAATAgaactgtaataaatattttcgtccaactatatatacaaaatgatTCGCAACAAAATGTTATACTCCGCTCTTAGGATTCAAACGCGATCCAAATTCAACGTTCGATCGATCATAAGACGTTCTTCCGTCGAACGACGCGTTTGCCTGCGAATTTCCAGCATCCGCTTCGTCGTTCTCATACTCGTACTCGACTTCTGTATTTTCTTTCGGCTCGTCATTCTGTATCTCGGTATTGCTATAATCATTTTCATCCGGCACCATAATTCTCAATGGTCTTTTATTGCTATACGGATTTTGTCGTTGacgttgctgttgttgttgttgttgttgtctGTCGTATTCTTTCTGCCGTTCCTCGTATTGTTGCAGTTGTTGTTCATGTTCTTTCTGTCGTTGTTTCTGTCGATTCTGAACTCGATCTTGGTAATAATTCTGATCATAATGATCGTCATCGTTGATTTGCTCGTTCGTTTTGTATTCTTCGTTCTTGTGATTAGGAGGCATAGTTTCATCGGTCTGTACATTTtcctgttgttgttgttgttgttgctgttgctttCGCAATTGTCCGATCAATTGACTGTTAACGTTTCCAGCAGCTGCCAGCGCTGCTAATTTTTCTGCAGCCTCTCGATTAGGCAGCGTCGTGTAAAATTGCGTCGACATTGCATCGTTGTTAGCCACTTTGTTAAAGTACGTCGTCTGATCCTTTTGATTGTTGGTCTGCTCGTACTCGATGTTATTTTCCAATTGTTCGTTTCCATCGGCGATATAAGCGAGATCCTCGTTCTGTTGCAGGCCAGCGTTCTCTTCCTCGTTCAGAGGTGACTCCGGTCCTACGTTGTAATTCGTATTGACCCTGCCAGCGGCGTAATCCTGGTTGAATAAGacctgctgttgttgttgctccTTGTTATCTTGCTCGTCGTAATTGAACGATTGCATCTGGGGCTGCGAGAAACCAGTCACGCCGGTAGGCTGGAAGAATTGACCGAGTTGCTGCTGAAGTATGTGTTGCTGAAGTTGTGGCTGTTGACCTGGAATCACGATCGTTTCGATTTATCTTGTTATCTGAACGACGCGCTTCGGCCAAGTCGATGTACGATATAGATAAAGGATAACGCATGAGAGCTGTcggattttctatttttccttaCTATACCATTTCTCGCGttttgaaaaagaagagagcACTTTCTCCGACgtattctaatttaatttacggTAACgcaaaatttatgttaatgatacatatttgtatatttaattgcTAGATATCaacgaagaggaaaagaaacaagaTTTGCTGGACTTTGGACTGTAAAAGTAACGCTAAAGAAGAGATATCGTAGATGAGAATCATACCTGTTTGATACTGCTCTGGCATTTTTTGGGGAAAGCTGTTTAGAAGGTCGTAAAGTTGAGTGGCTGAAAGCGGAGGACCAGCTGGTGCCGGATGACCAACGTGTAGATCAGGAATTTGTTGATTTATAATGTAAGGAGTCTGAGCAGCGGTACCAGGGAAACCAACGTGAAGAGAACTGTGAAGATTCGTTTGCATAGGTAAGTTCGGCTGACCGAGTTGAATGTTCGTTCCGATAAGACCTATATTCGAAGCTGGATGATTATTCAAGTAAACGTCGTTCGTTTGTAAGTCAGGATTTACTAATGTCGAAAGCGTTGCAAATTCCGGGGGCAAGAACGTTGGCAGAACAGTTTGATACTCTTTCTGACTAATATCGTTACTTTCGGTCACTTCGTACTGGTGTTGCACCGGTGTCGGACTGGTTAC of Bombus fervidus isolate BK054 chromosome 16, iyBomFerv1, whole genome shotgun sequence contains these proteins:
- the LOC139995553 gene encoding methionine aminopeptidase 1, with protein sequence MAFACGTCETPGCKTIATLQCPTCLKIGIQGSYFCTQDCFKRSWKTHKVIHQLAKGIGGDKSSNEYNPWPFYHYTGKLRPYKREPRREVPEHIKRPDYATHPTGLSVSEQSVRGSAQIKILDDEEIEGMRVACKLGREVLDEAARACDVGVTTAEIDRAVHEACIERDCYPSPLNYYQFPASCCTSVNEVICHGIPDTRPLEDGDICNVDVTVYHNGFHGDLNETFLVGNVKPEVKKLVEVTYECLSKAIDIVRPGEKYREIGNIIQKHAQAHGFSVVRSYCGHGIHRLFHTAPSVPHYAKNKAVGVMKPGHCFTIEPMISQGTWRDEMWPDTWTAVTADGQWSAQFEHTLLVTETGCDILTKRLTNDGKPWFMDRS
- the LOC139995547 gene encoding uncharacterized protein, encoding MKTTNWLCCLLVVCVCLVEARYKIRRPQLSPPQPPKLMFKKSWPIAHRISVGNTMHINGNFPPKRMSQKPPNYRIRRPPMFNVPPTIWKNQMPIRAPLNNHAVLPQRPPVKEFHAVNKMPEYSPEYRPEAAVLPPTHRGGIDDDKGPIHTIPAPNLSPMDKPFNNEANADETSRRQQPTDSTYKVNPHGSLLPNFDLATITSLTPQKTVTSPTPVQHQYEVTESNDISQKEYQTVLPTFLPPEFATLSTLVNPDLQTNDVYLNNHPASNIGLIGTNIQLGQPNLPMQTNLHSSLHVGFPGTAAQTPYIINQQIPDLHVGHPAPAGPPLSATQLYDLLNSFPQKMPEQYQTGQQPQLQQHILQQQLGQFFQPTGVTGFSQPQMQSFNYDEQDNKEQQQQQVLFNQDYAAGRVNTNYNVGPESPLNEEENAGLQQNEDLAYIADGNEQLENNIEYEQTNNQKDQTTYFNKVANNDAMSTQFYTTLPNREAAEKLAALAAAGNVNSQLIGQLRKQQQQQQQQQENVQTDETMPPNHKNEEYKTNEQINDDDHYDQNYYQDRVQNRQKQRQKEHEQQLQQYEERQKEYDRQQQQQQQQRQRQNPYSNKRPLRIMVPDENDYSNTEIQNDEPKENTEVEYEYENDEADAGNSQANASFDGRTSYDRSNVEFGSRLNPKSGV